In Malus sylvestris chromosome 16, drMalSylv7.2, whole genome shotgun sequence, the following are encoded in one genomic region:
- the LOC126607620 gene encoding probable ascorbate-specific transmembrane electron transporter 1: MAPKSRSYQISATPATIFGHLLAIAITTLVLVWTLKFRGGFALESGIEEKILNVHTFLMVVGFILIGGEAIMAYKTVQGTRNTQKEVHVILHLLALAAIIFGFYCAIQFNHESRVPHFLTLHSWLGITTISLFGIQYLFGFVFYVFPGGDMSSRGNFMPWHTFFGMVIFLLAVCTAETGLMERFFFLAVVKINQEVLIVNFTGLLLFLFAATVSLTVLLPRLY, encoded by the exons ATGGCACCTAAGAGTCGTAGCTACCAAATTTCAGCAACCCCAGCTACAATATTTGGGCATTTGCTAGCTATAGCCATAACAACCCTGGTTCTTGTTTGGACCCTAAAGTTCCGCGGTGGCTTCGCTCTCGAATCCGGCATCGAAGAGAAAATTTTGAAT GTTCATACGTTTCTAATGGTGGTTGGGTTTATTTTGATCGGTGGAGAAG CAATCATGGCATACAAGACAGTCCAAGGGACAAGGAACACACAAAAAGAGGTGCACGTGATATTGCATCTTCTAGCTCTGGCGGCTATAATTTTTGGGTTTTACTGTGCTATCCAGTTTAATCACGAATCCAGAGTTCCACATTTTCTTACCTTACACTCCTGGCTCGGCATAACAACCATCTCTTTATTTGGTATTCAG TACTTGTTTGGCTTCGTGTTCTATGTGTTTCCGGGTGGAGACATGTCGTCGAGGGGAAATTTTATGCCATGGCACACATTTTTTGGGATGGTGATATTTCTTCTAGCAGTGTGCACGGCTGAGACAGGGTTAATGGAGAGGTTCTTTTTCTTGGCCGTAGTAAAAATTAATCAAGAAGTTCTTATAGTCAACTTCACTGGTCTTTTGCTCTTTCTCTTCGCAGCCACCGTCAGCCTCACCGTCCTCCTCCCTCGGCTTTATTAA
- the LOC126607614 gene encoding probable xyloglucan endotransglucosylase/hydrolase protein 28 has protein sequence MGFFHLGLFLCACQVLVLGVVASAPSGKLPIIPFDEGYTKLFGDDNLMILRDGKSVHLSLDERTGSGFVSQDLYQHGFFSASIKLPADYTAGVVVAFYMSNGDMFPKYHDEIDFEFLGNIRGKEWRVQTNIYGNGSTNTGREERYNLWFDPSDDYHQYSILWTDTQIIFYVDNVPIREFKKTKSMGGDFPAKPMSLYATIWDGSDWATNGGKYRVNYKYAPYLAEFSDFVLHGCAVDPIEQLSKKCENTQSSESVPTGVTRLQRMKMESFRKKHMTYSYCYDRIRYKSPPSECVINPQEAERLRVFDPVTFGKGRRRHGKHHHRSRVSQADEATSI, from the exons ATGGGGTTTTTTCATCTGGGATTGTTTCTGTGTGCCTGTCAAGTGCTTGTTCTTGGAGTTGTTGCTTCTGCACCCTCCGGAAAGTTACCAATCATACCCTTTGATGAAGGGTACACCAAGCTTTTTGGTGATGACAATTTGATGATTCTTAGAGATGGGAAATCCGTCCATCTCTCGCTAGACGAACGGACAG GGTCTGGATTTGTTTCTCAGGACCTCTACCAGCATGGGTTTTTCAGTGCTTCCATTAAGCTGCCTGCTGATTATACTGCTGGAGTTGTTGTGGCGTTTTAT ATGTCGAACGGTGACATGTTTCCGAagtaccatgatgaaattgatttCGAGTTTTTGGGGAACATACGGGGCAAAGAATGGAGGGTTCAGACCAACATTTACGGCAACGGAAGCACCAACACCGGCAGGGAAGAGAGATACAATCTATGGTTTGATCCATCCGACGATTACCATCAGTACAGCATTCTCTGGACTGACACTCAGATCAT CTTTTATGTTGACAATGTTCCCATTAGAGAgttcaagaaaacaaaatcaatGGGTGGTGACTTCCCCGCTAAGCCAATGTCATTGTACGCCACAATATGGGATGGATCTGATTGGGCTACCAACGGGGGCAAATACCGAGTGAATTACAAGTATGCTCCCTATTTGGCTGAGTTCTCTGACTTTGTTCTACACGGCTGTGCAGTCGATCCAATTGAACAATTATCAAAGAAATGCGAAAACACCCAAAGTTCAGAATCGGTCCCTACTGGCGTTACCCGCCTTCAAAGAATGAAGATGGAGAGTTTCAGGAAGAAGCACATGACATACTCCTACTGCTATGACAGAATCCGTTACAAGTCCCCTCCTTCAGAGTGTGTGATCAATCCCCAAGAAGCTGAAAGACTGCGTGTATTTGACCCTGTCACATTCGGGAAAGGGAGGCGCCGCCATGGAAAGCATCACCACCGGAGCAGAGTAAGCCAGGCAGATGAGGCAACTTCTATTTGA
- the LOC126607619 gene encoding zinc finger protein 4-like, producing MLTQNLNLEFENDSGVMSQVTSNIPLQEESPDASKDSTTTSSCLTNQTNHQQQDPGPVALDLTLQFCSSDIELKGTGETSSEGAAPPTSEGTNPRVFSCNYCKRKFYSSQALGGHQNAHKRERTMAKRAMRMGMFPDRYTSLASLPLHGSAASAFRSLGIQAHSAVHQNTMVSSDHPRFPVPDTRGVARFQQGYFGVPVFMDEDDEGMFWPGSFRQVGKGVGGLSNVQSAQNPNMNSGTSSAPRNNTSSSSPDLTLKL from the coding sequence ATGTTAACACAAAACTTGAACTTGGAATTTGAAAATGATTCAGGAGTCATGAGCCAAGTAACTTCGAACATACCTCTGCAAGAAGAATCCCCTGACGCCTCTAAGGACAGCACAACCACTTCTTCATGCCTCACAAATCAGACAAACCATCAACAACAAGATCCCGGGCCTGTTGCACTTGACTTGACACTCCAGTTTTGCTCCAGCGACATTGAATTGAAGGGCACAGGGGAGACTAGTAGTGAAGGAGCTGCACCCCCTACTTCAGAAGGAACAAACCCAAGGGTATTCTCATGCAACTACTGTAAGCGTAAGTTCTATAGCTCACAGGCACTCGGTGGCCATCAGAATGCTCACAAGAGGGAGAGGACAATGGCCAAGCGTGCTATGCGTATGGGAATGTTTCCCGACAGGTATACTAGCTTGGCATCTCTCCCCCTACATGGTTCAGCCGCTTCTGCATTCCGGTCTCTTGGTATCCAAGCTCATTCTGCAGTGCACCAAAACACAATGGTATCATCAGATCATCCGAGGTTCCCTGTCCCCGACACAAGAGGCGTAGCGAGGTTTCAACAGGGCTATTTTGGAGTGCCGGTGTTCATGGACGAGGATGACGAGGGCATGTTTTGGCCCGGGAGTTTCCGGCAGGTAGGCAAGGGAGTTGGAGGTCTTTCCAATGTGCAATCTGCCCAAAATCCAAATATGAATTCAGGAACAAGCTCGGCACCAAGAAATAATACAAGTTCATCTTCACCTGATCTTACCCTAAAGCtctga
- the LOC126607616 gene encoding probable transmembrane ascorbate ferrireductase 3 — protein sequence MHTTAVNYRYKRSASRLTVGAHLFGILAIILMLVWLLHYRGGIDYDSDNSDRVFNVHPFLMFFGFIFFAGEAMMAYKTVMSEHQGQKYMHALLHLIALCTGIFGICAAFRYHDMRQIDDMYTLHSWIGLGTFILYGLQWLVGAAAFLFPGGTAESRLRLIPWHMSMGRTILYLSICAALTGLMQKFTFLGLSKALGDRESHLINFTALAILLFGIFVDLSVALARYV from the exons ATGCATACTACTGCTGTAAACTATAGGTACAAACGATCAGCCTCTAGGTTGACAGTAGGTGCACACTTGTTTGGCATCTTAGCAATCATACTTATGCTTGTTTGGCTCCTGCATTACCGTGGTGGCATCGATTATGATTCTGACAATTCAGATCGAGTTTTCAAC GTTCATCCGTTTCTTATGTTCTTcggttttattttctttgctggTGAAG CGATGATGGCATACAAGACCGTAATGTCAGAACACCAGGGGCAGAAGTACATGCACGCCTTGTTACACCTGATAGCTCTATGTACCGGAATATTTGGGATATGCGCTGCTTTCAGATACCATGACATGAGGCAGATAGATGACATGTATACCCTGCATTCATGGATTGGCTTGGGCACCTTTATCTTGTACGGTTTGCAG TGGCTGGTTGGAGCTGCTGCTTTCTTGTTTCCAGGAGGTACGGCAGAGTCGAGGTTGAGATTAATTCCATGGCATATGAGTATGGGCAGGACAATTCTATACTTGTCGATATGTGCTGCCCTAACTGGGTTGATGCAGAAATTCACATTCCTTGGACTTTCGAAAGCGCTGGGAGACAGAGAATCGCACTTGATCAATTTCACTGCACTAGCAATCCTCCTCTTTGGCATCTTCGTCGATCTTTCTGTCGCCCTTGCCCGTTATGTGTGA
- the LOC126607609 gene encoding protein OBERON 3-like has protein sequence MFGDKDRAIGNLAADEASQSKVTRHISKQNKHNPEEKMGFSEKGFGFLRESDMGSDGFQSKPSKIGNLGSQELTLSYLCDSSKLGFLEKELPGANLLTSLEKESFKGKGIIVSENSNKWVERDFLNLNETRLNCSKRELEEEAERESRVDKKPKLETLNLSLALPEVSLSLTASNALQNGDHPAMLRPSRSIQSLAPSANNTQTTCSNDFTAASLSYSYSHQFSHNPSCSLTRNSTDFEYSVGKDDQIWNCGEGTNGSVHSRFKPIGDGVGLSNHGGGILSMMQSNRKDSCNNNSVYRTTSSENLSFFPSELPAKPKIDTLSGDSRGRGSESLRGLEGVDGGGRARKLSRPERILREIVSESVTGMAQIVQELPEEMLLSTKEYLKNLTSAPEKKEELASLQNRLQRRSDLTKENLSKCQKDQLEILVAVKMGLGNFVSGKNRLPATELVEIFSFMRCKNVNCKSLLPVDDCDCKICSANKGFCSSCMCPVCLNFDCANNTCSWVGCDVCSHWCHAACGIQRNLIKPGPSLKGPSGTAEMQFHCIGCGHASEMFGFVKDVFLCCAKDWGLETLIKELDCVKKIFRRSDDFKGRELHIKAEEIISKLGSQLMSPSDACNFIIQFFNYTDGVSEYPASTISTKELSASQSSLRKDLTPFSQSISAPPKYAVYNTSSSMQRDSLSNDTRQKSSHISNEDEFQFGTLPKIDGFESLESLVRIKEAEARMFQDKADEARREAEGYRQMIQTKTEKLEEEYAGKFSKLCLKETEEKRRKKLEELKILESSHCDYYKMKTRMQGEIAGLLERMEATKQQRV, from the exons ATGTTTGGCGACAAGGATCGAGCGATTGGGAATCTTGCCGCCGATGAGGCGTCTCAGAGCAAGGTCACTCGCCATATctccaagcaaaacaaacaCAACCCAGAAGAGAAAATGGGATTCTCCGAAAAGGGGTTCGGATTTCTTAGAGAATCAGACATGGGTTCTGATGGGTTCCAATCAAAACCCTCAAAGATTGGAAATTTAGGTTCGCAGGAGTTGACTCTAAGCTACCTCTGCGACAGTTCCAAACTGGGTTTTCTCGAGAAGGAGTTACCCGGCGCAAATTTGCTGACTTCGTTGGAGAAAGAGAGTTTCAAAGGTAAAGGCATCATCGTATCTGAGAATTCTAACAAATGGGTAGAGAGAGATTTCCTTAATTTGAATGAAACCAGGTTGAATTGCTCGAAGCGAGAGCTTGAGGAGGAGGCGGAGAGAGAAAGCAGGGTCGACAAGAAGCCAAAGCTCGAGACTTTGAATCTCTCTCTAGCCTTGCCGgaggtatctctctctctcactgccTCAAACGCCTTGCAGAATGGCGATCATCCGGCGATGCTGCGGCCTAGCAGAAGCATACAGTCGTTGGCGCCGTCTGCTAACAACACACAGACCACTTGCTCCAATGATTTCACAGCAGCTTCATTGTCGTACTCTTATTCCCACCAATTTTCCCACAACCCCAGTTGCTCGCTTACCCGAAATTCGACGGATTTCGAGTATTCTGTTGGGAAAGATGATCAAATTTGGAACTGTGGGGAGGGGACTAATGGGTCTGTGCATAGCAGGTTTAAGCCGATTGGAGACGGAGTCGGTTTGTCGAATCACGGCGGCGGGATTTTGTCGATGATGCAGAGTAATCGTAAGGATTCTTGTAATAATAACAGTGTTTATAGGACAACTAGCTCtgaaaatctttctttttttccatcTGAGTTGCCTGCTAAGCCGAAAATCGATACCCTTTCCGGGGATTCTAGAGGGAGAGGTTCTGAAAGTTTGAGAGGATTGGAGGGTGTGGATGGTGGTGGGAGAGCCAGGAAACTCTCGAGACCGGAGAGAATTCTCCGCGAAATTGTTTCGGAGTCTGTAACTGGCATGGCTCAGATAGTTCAAGAGCTTCCCGAAGAAATGCTCTTATCAACTAAAGAATACTTGAAGAATCTGACATCTGCGccagagaagaaggaagaattgGCGAGCCTTCAAAACCGGCTTCAGAGAAGGTCTGATCTTACAAAGGAGAATCTCTCTAAATGTCAGAAGGATCAATTGGAGATTTTGGTTGCTGTGAAAATGGGACTTGGGAACTTCGTATCTGGGAAAAACCGCCTTCCAGCAACCGAGCTGGTGGAGATTTTTTCGTTTATGAGGTGTAAGAATGTGAATTGCAAGAGTTTATTGCCCGTTGATGATTGTGACTGCAAGATTTGCTCTGCAAATAAGGGGTTTTGTAGTTCCTGTATGTGTCCTGTATGTTTGAATTTCGACTGTGCCAATAATACTTGTAGTTGGGTTGGCTGCGATGTTTGCTCGCATTGGTGCCACGCTGCTTGTGGTATTCAGAGGAATCTCATTAAACCAGGTCCTAGCTTGAAGGGTCCCTCTGGGACAGCTGAGATGCAATTTCATTGCATTGGATGCGGCCATGCTTCGGAAATGTTTGGTTTTGTTAAGGATGTGTTTCTGTGCTGTGCAAAGGACTGGGGACTAGAGACCCTTATCAAGGAGCTTGACTGTGTTAAGAAGATTTTTAGGAGAAGCGATGATTTTAAAGGCCGGGAACTGCATATTAAGGCTGAGGAGATTATTTCCAAGCTTGGAAGCCAGTTGATGTCTCCTTCAGATGCCTGCAATTTCATTATTCAGTTCTTTAATT ATACAGATGGAGTATCAGAATATCCTGCTTCTACCATATCCACTAAAGAGTTGAGTGCCTCTCAATCCAGCCTGAGAAAAGATTTGACCCCCTTTTCACAATCCATTTCTGCACCTCCGAAATATGCTGTTTACAACACAAGTTCTAGTATGCAACGTGATTCACTGTCCAATGATACGCGTCAGAAATCATCCCACATAAGCAATGAGGATGAGTTCCAGTTTGGGACCTTACCAAAAATAGACGGGTTTGAGAGCTTGGAGAGCTTAGTGAGGATAAAGGAAGCGGAAGCTAGAATGTTCCAGGACAAGGCTGATGAAGCGCGGAGAGAGGCAGAAGGGTACCGTCAGATGATACAAACAAAGACGGAGAAGCTGGAGGAAGAGTATGCCGGAAAGTTTTCCAAATTGTGTCTGAAAGAGACGGAGGAAAAGCGAAGGAAGAAACTGGAGGAGCTGAAAATTTTGGAAAGTTCACATTGTGATTACTACAAGATGAAAACTCGAATGCAAGGCGAGATTGCTGGCTTGTTGGAGAGAATGGAAGCAACAAAGCAGCAACGGGTCTAg